In the Palaeococcus pacificus DY20341 genome, one interval contains:
- a CDS encoding DUF438 domain-containing protein, translated as MTEILKNREYKKEKMKELLKKIHKGEDIEKLKEEFKDLLRSISPLEIPLIEQELVKEGISAREIAKMCDIHVELFREAVAGSEKEEMKDIPSGHPLHTLYEENKEIIKDAEMLNLYASTLVNTKDKKMRKEILGVLKGIANQLRAVGFTHYNREEMLIFPYLERRGITAVPTVLWTKHDEARGMIKQLLEILSKENEMEWEEFVKALKEKAAELSNALVDMVFRENNILYPTLKALLSEGEWVAIKGQEEAIGYYKVKPGDEWKPEAKPLHPYEIDTTLTAEQLLSLPKEVQMALRGQKLEGDKTKVKREGDLELETGYLSPKEINAIFKHLPVDVTFIDKDDRVRFFSGGDRIFTRTPSIIGRPVQLCHPPKSVNIVNRILKAFKEGKKDVAEFWIQMGGKFIYIKYVPVRDENGEYLGTLEITQEVSRIKALEGEKRLLDWRD; from the coding sequence ATGACTGAAATCTTGAAGAACCGGGAATATAAAAAGGAAAAAATGAAGGAGCTTTTGAAGAAGATTCACAAAGGTGAAGACATTGAAAAGCTCAAAGAGGAATTTAAAGATCTTTTGAGGAGCATCTCACCACTAGAAATACCCCTTATTGAACAGGAGCTCGTTAAAGAGGGTATCTCAGCGAGAGAGATAGCTAAGATGTGTGACATTCACGTTGAGCTTTTCAGGGAGGCAGTTGCTGGCTCTGAAAAAGAGGAAATGAAGGACATTCCTTCGGGACATCCTCTCCATACGCTCTATGAAGAGAACAAGGAAATAATAAAAGACGCTGAAATGCTAAACCTTTATGCATCAACTCTAGTTAACACCAAAGACAAAAAGATGAGGAAGGAAATCCTCGGTGTCCTCAAAGGAATAGCCAACCAACTCAGAGCTGTTGGATTTACCCATTACAATAGAGAAGAGATGCTAATCTTTCCTTATCTTGAAAGGAGAGGCATTACGGCGGTTCCAACAGTTCTCTGGACAAAGCACGATGAAGCTAGAGGGATGATTAAGCAGCTCCTTGAGATTTTAAGCAAAGAGAATGAAATGGAATGGGAAGAATTCGTTAAAGCTCTCAAGGAAAAAGCTGCAGAACTATCGAACGCCCTTGTGGACATGGTGTTTAGGGAGAACAACATACTCTATCCAACACTAAAAGCTCTGCTCTCAGAGGGGGAGTGGGTTGCCATTAAGGGGCAAGAAGAGGCAATAGGATACTACAAAGTTAAGCCTGGAGATGAGTGGAAGCCCGAAGCCAAGCCTCTCCATCCCTACGAGATTGACACAACCTTAACGGCTGAACAACTCTTAAGTTTACCAAAAGAGGTTCAAATGGCGCTGAGGGGACAGAAGCTTGAAGGAGACAAAACAAAAGTAAAGAGAGAGGGGGACTTAGAACTTGAGACAGGATACCTATCTCCAAAGGAGATAAATGCGATTTTCAAGCATCTTCCAGTTGATGTAACTTTCATAGACAAAGATGATAGGGTAAGGTTTTTCTCAGGTGGAGACAGAATATTTACGAGGACACCCTCAATTATTGGAAGGCCTGTGCAGCTCTGCCATCCACCGAAGAGTGTCAACATAGTTAATAGAATCCTCAAAGCCTTCAAAGAGGGCAAAAAAGACGTTGCAGAGTTCTGGATTCAAATGGGTGGGAAGTTCATCTACATCAAATACGTTCCTGTTAGGGATGAAAACGGCGAGTATCTTGGAACACTTGAGATAACCCAAGAGGTAAGCAGAATTAAAGCCCTCGAAGGAGAGAAGAGGCTTTTGGATTGGAGGGATTGA
- a CDS encoding DUF1858 domain-containing protein, giving the protein MYMNIKAVLDLRGLKPPEPAVRIVEALKDLTKGEGIEAIGDKPFKNLLPKLEEAGYKYELKKVGDAYILRIWNEGNAKEISELGEVECAGELEINEDTNVGALIEKYPKALEVLIEYGFTPLKDEALRKTLARTITLKEAKELGNLSDGEFKRLLEELKKIKVK; this is encoded by the coding sequence ATGTACATGAATATTAAAGCAGTCTTGGATTTGAGAGGGTTAAAACCTCCGGAGCCTGCAGTTAGGATAGTTGAAGCCTTGAAAGACCTGACCAAAGGAGAAGGAATTGAGGCAATTGGTGATAAGCCATTCAAGAACCTCCTGCCAAAGCTCGAAGAGGCAGGCTATAAATATGAGTTGAAAAAAGTTGGAGATGCGTACATTTTGAGGATATGGAATGAGGGAAATGCTAAAGAGATTTCAGAGCTCGGCGAGGTGGAATGTGCAGGAGAGCTTGAGATAAATGAGGACACAAACGTTGGGGCGCTCATAGAGAAATATCCTAAAGCCCTTGAGGTGCTCATTGAATACGGCTTCACTCCGCTCAAAGACGAAGCACTAAGGAAAACTCTCGCTAGGACAATAACGCTGAAAGAAGCTAAAGAATTAGGCAATCTCTCAGATGGGGAATTTAAGAGGCTTTTAGAAGAACTAAAGAAAATAAAAGTTAAATAG
- the hcp gene encoding hydroxylamine reductase, with translation MTIKMPENVEMLCNQCSMSLVGGCTVQGVCGKDPDLNSLQEALLYGIKGTAAYYHHALEVGYDNPEIGHFLAEALYSTLTNVNFDKNRFLELILENGRIHLEAMKLLDKAYVETFGRPEPTGVSTGTEEGHGVLVTGHSYKALYELLKQTEGTDIKVYTHAEMFPAHAYPEFKKFDHLVANWGGSWLHQKKEFAEFPGVILGTSNCVQQPTKAYADRIFTSGIAGLEGVPHIRDYNFEPLIKRALETPRMEKREGEKLLTGFHHTNILAMKDKLIELIQEGKIRHIFVVGGCDTPHKGMGYYEKLTAMIPEDAIILSAACGKFRYNARDYGTIEGIPRFLDFGQCNNVYSIIEIAVALANELGTDVNSLPVSIVLSWMEQKAIGILYTLLYLGVKGIYIGPRPPEFLTPGVFEILRKQFDLRLTTDPEKDLRDMLNKGVKIEEGSNLAEELD, from the coding sequence ATGACAATAAAAATGCCTGAAAATGTGGAAATGCTCTGCAATCAGTGTTCAATGAGCTTAGTCGGAGGATGTACAGTTCAAGGAGTATGTGGAAAAGATCCAGATTTAAACTCCCTCCAAGAGGCTTTATTGTATGGGATCAAGGGAACAGCTGCGTACTATCACCATGCCCTCGAAGTGGGCTACGACAACCCAGAAATCGGGCACTTTTTAGCTGAAGCTTTATACTCAACACTCACCAACGTTAACTTCGATAAGAACAGATTTTTGGAGTTAATCCTTGAAAATGGTAGGATTCATCTCGAAGCTATGAAGCTCTTAGATAAGGCGTATGTGGAAACATTTGGAAGACCAGAGCCAACAGGGGTTTCAACAGGAACTGAAGAAGGACATGGTGTTTTAGTGACGGGACACAGCTACAAAGCTCTCTATGAGCTTTTAAAGCAAACTGAGGGAACGGACATAAAAGTCTATACTCACGCAGAGATGTTCCCAGCTCATGCATATCCAGAGTTCAAGAAGTTCGATCACTTGGTGGCGAATTGGGGCGGGAGCTGGCTTCACCAAAAGAAAGAGTTTGCGGAGTTCCCAGGCGTTATTTTGGGCACAAGCAACTGTGTTCAGCAGCCAACAAAGGCTTATGCGGATAGAATTTTCACATCTGGAATAGCTGGTCTTGAGGGTGTTCCACACATCAGGGATTATAACTTTGAACCTTTGATAAAGAGGGCTTTAGAAACCCCAAGGATGGAAAAGCGCGAGGGAGAAAAGCTCCTTACAGGCTTCCACCACACCAACATCTTAGCGATGAAGGACAAGCTTATCGAGCTAATCCAAGAGGGCAAGATAAGGCATATATTTGTCGTTGGTGGATGTGATACGCCTCACAAGGGAATGGGCTACTACGAAAAGCTTACTGCAATGATTCCGGAGGATGCTATAATCCTCAGTGCTGCTTGTGGAAAGTTCCGCTACAACGCGAGAGACTACGGCACAATCGAAGGCATCCCAAGATTCCTCGACTTCGGTCAGTGCAACAACGTTTACTCAATAATTGAAATTGCTGTCGCTTTGGCGAACGAGCTTGGAACAGATGTGAACTCACTTCCAGTCTCAATAGTCCTCTCATGGATGGAGCAAAAAGCAATTGGAATACTCTACACGCTCCTCTACCTCGGAGTTAAGGGCATCTACATAGGTCCAAGACCTCCAGAGTTCCTAACTCCGGGAGTCTTCGAAATTTTGAGGAAGCAGTTTGACTTAAGGCTAACGACAGACCCAGAGAAGGATCTCAGAGACATGCTTAACAAAGGAGTTAAAATAGAAGAGGGCTCAAACTTGGCAGAAGAGCTCGATTGA
- a CDS encoding transcriptional regulator, translating into MKTNAFEVAAKYVYPSLRRRLVEILYKEHNLTQVQVAELLHITQSAVSRYLRMNRGALIDVEKFEDIDRELRNSAEWIIKEKPNEYKIHAEIVKIALEMLGKGYLCSLHAKIDPELNPAECNICIDTFR; encoded by the coding sequence ATGAAGACTAATGCCTTTGAAGTTGCTGCCAAATATGTTTACCCATCATTGAGAAGGCGCCTAGTTGAAATTCTTTATAAAGAGCACAACTTAACTCAAGTCCAAGTAGCGGAGCTTTTGCACATAACTCAATCCGCTGTTTCGAGGTACTTAAGAATGAACAGGGGAGCGCTAATAGATGTAGAAAAGTTTGAGGACATAGATAGGGAGCTTAGAAACTCAGCAGAGTGGATAATTAAAGAAAAGCCTAATGAGTACAAAATTCACGCTGAGATAGTTAAAATTGCCCTAGAAATGCTCGGAAAAGGATATCTATGCTCCCTCCACGCAAAAATCGATCCTGAACTTAATCCAGCAGAATGCAACATATGCATAGATACCTTCAGGTAA
- a CDS encoding cysteine desulfurase family protein, whose amino-acid sequence MVIYLDNANTTKPDPEVIKVMIEYLEEKYGTPGGEFGHIFDEDAREAVEEAREKIAKEINASPEEIVFVSDETEADNLAIKGVAWARGKGKVLASKIERKAILNTVNRLKEWGFKTYEVGVDRKGFINIEELQSSLDGAVLFATHLGNFEIGTIQNIRAISEVVHENGALLYLDANHAFGKIKIDVQKLNVDLMSISSHLIHGPKGVAALYIRKGVKLKPILDGDLRERGIRPGMINVPSIVGFGKAVELINYEDAKRMAKLRDKLIDLLLSIPDTKLNGPKGDMRLPNNVNVSFNYVEGESVLLHCDMRGLVFSTGSACYSQDLLPSHVIRGIGGSFEDAHGSVRLSLSKWTTEEEIVTAYEILKDVVEKLRKISIYGGRK is encoded by the coding sequence ATGGTCATCTATCTAGATAATGCAAACACAACTAAACCCGATCCCGAAGTTATTAAGGTAATGATTGAGTATTTAGAAGAAAAATACGGTACTCCCGGAGGAGAGTTCGGACATATTTTTGATGAAGATGCAAGAGAAGCCGTTGAAGAAGCAAGAGAGAAGATCGCAAAAGAAATAAACGCTTCACCAGAGGAAATCGTGTTTGTCTCCGATGAGACTGAGGCGGACAATTTAGCAATAAAAGGCGTAGCGTGGGCTAGGGGAAAGGGCAAAGTTTTGGCGAGCAAAATCGAGAGGAAGGCCATCCTAAACACAGTGAATCGCTTAAAGGAATGGGGCTTTAAAACTTATGAAGTGGGTGTTGATAGAAAAGGGTTTATCAATATTGAAGAGCTTCAGAGCAGCTTAGATGGCGCAGTCCTATTTGCGACCCACTTAGGAAACTTTGAAATCGGGACGATTCAAAATATTAGAGCAATCTCAGAAGTCGTTCACGAAAACGGAGCTCTTCTTTACTTGGATGCCAATCACGCATTTGGAAAGATCAAAATCGATGTGCAAAAGCTTAATGTTGATTTAATGAGCATATCCTCCCATTTAATCCACGGACCTAAAGGTGTCGCTGCACTCTATATAAGGAAGGGAGTTAAACTCAAGCCCATTTTAGATGGAGACTTGAGAGAAAGGGGTATAAGACCAGGAATGATAAACGTTCCTTCTATAGTGGGCTTTGGAAAGGCTGTTGAGCTCATAAACTATGAAGATGCTAAAAGAATGGCAAAGCTTAGGGATAAGCTCATTGACCTCCTCTTAAGCATCCCAGACACAAAGTTAAACGGGCCGAAAGGAGATATGAGACTTCCAAACAATGTAAACGTCTCATTTAACTATGTGGAAGGTGAGAGTGTTTTACTCCACTGCGACATGAGGGGCTTGGTGTTCTCAACGGGCTCTGCATGCTATTCACAAGATTTGCTCCCAAGCCATGTGATTAGGGGAATAGGAGGCTCTTTTGAAGATGCCCACGGTTCAGTGAGGCTTAGCCTAAGCAAGTGGACAACGGAGGAAGAGATAGTCACAGCTTATGAGATTTTGAAGGACGTTGTTGAGAAGCTGAGGAAAATAAGCATCTACGGTGGTAGGAAATGA
- a CDS encoding sulfurtransferase TusA family protein, with product MIKIDVVGKDCPIPLNEFRKALRKAPTGEIIEIVGTHELSKGEIALAAEETGQEILEIDEKEGVWKIVVRKVR from the coding sequence ATGATAAAAATTGACGTCGTTGGAAAGGACTGTCCAATTCCTCTCAATGAGTTTAGAAAGGCTTTGAGAAAAGCTCCTACTGGCGAGATTATTGAGATTGTTGGGACGCATGAGCTCAGCAAGGGTGAGATAGCCCTAGCGGCTGAAGAGACTGGGCAGGAGATTCTTGAGATTGATGAGAAGGAAGGAGTTTGGAAAATTGTTGTCAGGAAGGTGAGGTAA
- a CDS encoding iron-sulfur cluster assembly scaffold protein: MERFDAKNWDEKKRIGYSRKVLQYFLHPKNVGEIENPSVTAKAGSPACGDMIKLYLKIEDEKIVDAKFRSYGCAANIATASVLTEMIIGKSIDDAKKIKFKDIVAELGGLPQIKHHCAVLAAEGLKQALAKWDVIQGRREIDERFVKLILAAVIDPLTGESVLHGHKYKGCEIEGKKVKIMLNVPKDDPEAEVFEEQIRESFEGLDVDLEIEFA, from the coding sequence ATGGAAAGATTTGACGCTAAAAACTGGGACGAGAAAAAGAGAATAGGCTACTCAAGAAAGGTCTTACAATACTTTTTGCACCCAAAGAACGTTGGAGAAATTGAAAACCCAAGCGTTACTGCTAAAGCTGGAAGTCCAGCATGTGGGGACATGATAAAGCTCTACCTCAAGATTGAGGATGAAAAGATAGTGGATGCTAAGTTTAGGAGCTATGGATGTGCCGCAAACATAGCAACAGCTTCAGTTCTCACGGAAATGATAATAGGGAAGAGCATTGATGACGCAAAGAAAATCAAGTTTAAAGACATTGTAGCGGAACTTGGTGGATTGCCCCAAATAAAGCACCACTGTGCTGTTTTAGCTGCTGAAGGGCTTAAGCAGGCTTTGGCAAAGTGGGACGTCATTCAGGGAAGAAGAGAAATTGATGAGCGCTTCGTTAAATTGATTCTTGCAGCAGTCATCGATCCCCTCACCGGAGAAAGCGTTCTCCACGGCCACAAATACAAAGGATGTGAGATTGAGGGTAAGAAAGTTAAGATAATGCTCAACGTTCCAAAAGATGATCCAGAGGCTGAAGTATTTGAGGAACAGATAAGAGAATCTTTTGAAGGCCTCGATGTTGATTTAGAGATTGAATTTGCTTGA
- a CDS encoding thioredoxin family protein → MDELEMIRRKKMLELMKRMNGIEKPKPKVIIEVLTSPTCPYCPIALQMAQEIGRRYQGVEVRELSVATPEGQRKAMEHNIMGVPTILINNKVEFIGVPHPGEFERKVKGYLGI, encoded by the coding sequence ATGGACGAGCTTGAGATGATTAGGAGAAAAAAGATGCTTGAGCTCATGAAGCGAATGAATGGTATAGAAAAGCCCAAGCCTAAGGTAATCATTGAAGTCCTGACCTCTCCAACATGTCCCTACTGTCCAATAGCACTTCAAATGGCTCAAGAGATTGGGAGGAGGTATCAGGGGGTTGAGGTTAGAGAGTTGAGCGTTGCCACACCAGAAGGCCAGAGAAAAGCAATGGAGCACAACATAATGGGCGTGCCGACGATTTTAATCAACAACAAGGTGGAGTTTATTGGAGTGCCTCATCCAGGAGAGTTCGAAAGAAAAGTAAAGGGCTATTTAGGCATTTAG
- a CDS encoding cation:proton antiporter, with protein MDATWILLTIGVALIAGKIGDHLMERFELPGVLGEILMGMLLGNLIYFGLISPEYLTLHSNETFEFLAKLGIIFLLFLGGLDTEVEMLKRTGKVATVSTLMGVFVPLLMGWLGLRLMGYPSREAFAGGILLTATSIGITVRVMMDLGVLRSEVGAASLSASVMDDFLGIALIIFAVGTGSVLGLISKMAVFFIITGLVAWYSIEKYVKFAEWLHVERGVLGMVLALMFLFSALAQHWFDAAIEGAFMAGLVLSKLPEGKKLLEDIKAIAYGLVVPIFFVYTGAMLDLRVFASGDALSLAAVLTTIAVIGKVLGRGAGAVIMGWDIKKALQMGIGSIPRTEVALVDLMVAIHGGAIPQSDAQKFVAATLIFITVSVLITPPLLKWVFREDVEAMKKGKVEARKSTIEETKKKIAKVKKGKESKKS; from the coding sequence ATGGACGCAACATGGATCCTCCTCACGATCGGAGTCGCACTAATCGCGGGAAAGATAGGCGACCACTTGATGGAGCGCTTTGAGCTCCCAGGTGTTTTAGGCGAGATACTCATGGGTATGCTCCTTGGGAACTTGATTTACTTTGGCTTAATAAGCCCTGAGTACTTGACGCTTCACTCCAATGAGACTTTCGAGTTTTTAGCGAAGCTTGGAATAATCTTTCTTCTCTTCTTGGGCGGCCTTGATACTGAGGTCGAGATGCTAAAGAGGACAGGAAAAGTAGCCACGGTTTCTACGCTCATGGGCGTTTTCGTGCCTCTTCTCATGGGCTGGCTTGGGCTCAGACTGATGGGATATCCATCAAGGGAAGCTTTTGCAGGAGGAATTCTCCTCACGGCGACAAGCATTGGCATAACCGTTAGGGTAATGATGGACTTGGGTGTTTTGAGGAGCGAAGTTGGAGCGGCTTCGCTAAGCGCGAGTGTTATGGATGACTTCCTTGGCATTGCTTTGATAATCTTTGCCGTTGGGACTGGGAGTGTTTTAGGATTGATAAGCAAGATGGCCGTTTTCTTCATAATAACTGGCTTAGTTGCTTGGTACAGCATTGAAAAGTACGTTAAGTTTGCGGAGTGGCTCCATGTTGAGAGAGGAGTTTTGGGAATGGTCCTTGCACTAATGTTCCTGTTCTCAGCTTTGGCCCAGCACTGGTTTGATGCGGCAATCGAAGGTGCTTTTATGGCAGGATTAGTTCTCTCAAAGCTCCCTGAGGGTAAAAAGCTCTTGGAAGACATTAAAGCTATTGCCTACGGTCTTGTGGTGCCGATATTCTTTGTCTACACCGGTGCGATGCTCGACCTGAGGGTCTTTGCAAGTGGAGATGCCCTATCCCTCGCGGCTGTCTTAACCACGATAGCAGTCATAGGAAAAGTGCTTGGAAGGGGAGCAGGGGCAGTGATAATGGGATGGGACATCAAAAAGGCCCTTCAAATGGGAATCGGCTCAATTCCAAGGACTGAGGTAGCTTTGGTTGATTTAATGGTGGCCATTCATGGAGGTGCAATTCCCCAAAGCGATGCCCAAAAGTTCGTCGCTGCCACGCTGATATTCATAACAGTCTCTGTCCTTATCACGCCGCCTCTCTTGAAGTGGGTCTTTAGGGAAGATGTTGAGGCAATGAAGAAGGGCAAAGTTGAGGCAAGGAAGAGCACGATAGAGGAAACGAAGAAGAAGATTGCAAAAGTTAAGAAGGGAAAGGAATCCAAAAAGAGCTAA
- a CDS encoding CBS domain-containing protein, whose protein sequence is MGDIERALQTFHSMRVSAIMPPIFSMPIVAEDSPIVDVLKLLKTRHHVWVVNNKDEMRLEGLIRYMDVMNVLLPPEHTKARLGNISSLFKSILGGAEKASDVMERNVLVIEEDATVLDALKKMKRYKVQILAIVDENGRLVGEVSLRMLIDEFLRLMKLGGAQWTQHGSSSRSESH, encoded by the coding sequence ATGGGCGACATTGAAAGAGCCCTCCAAACCTTTCATTCAATGAGAGTTAGCGCTATAATGCCCCCAATATTTTCGATGCCAATTGTCGCGGAAGACTCGCCTATTGTTGATGTTTTAAAGCTCTTAAAAACGAGGCATCACGTCTGGGTTGTCAATAATAAGGATGAGATGAGGCTTGAAGGTCTCATAAGGTATATGGACGTCATGAACGTTCTCCTTCCGCCCGAGCACACAAAGGCGAGGCTTGGCAACATAAGCTCTCTTTTCAAGTCTATACTCGGTGGGGCGGAGAAGGCCTCCGACGTCATGGAGCGCAATGTTTTGGTGATAGAAGAAGATGCGACCGTTTTGGACGCTCTCAAGAAGATGAAGCGCTATAAAGTCCAGATTTTGGCAATAGTTGATGAGAACGGCAGGCTTGTGGGTGAAGTAAGCCTTAGAATGCTCATCGACGAGTTCCTTAGACTAATGAAGCTGGGTGGTGCGCAATGGACGCAACATGGATCCTCCTCACGATCGGAGTCGCACTAA